In Fodinibius saliphilus, a genomic segment contains:
- a CDS encoding DNA-3-methyladenine glycosylase family protein, translating to MSSWTLKSIPPHDWFLCLDIDQYFDHEHDPEKTFEEGFTRPIPIGDRDTIITSFFNGDPENPEFHFESPESLTKEEIEEANKSLRRIFGTDLDLRPMYDTLDDDPVIGPKLTELYGLKRMSRANLFEDTINRIIEMRLSHKPTAKKMVYKIRENYGSLVTTNGNSLPAWPRPHQLVKANPIAIRKLGPTKRKGEFIIGFAEDILSGEQNLEQLENCDPQTFYNTIKEVRGVGPTSAQQLMLFRNHTNACFPSNKTSGEEKGLRKWIVMSYGGDPDTITEDNFQDMISKWEGYEAAALEFMFVNWILSEKEKKQRK from the coding sequence ATGAGTAGTTGGACTCTCAAATCAATACCACCCCACGACTGGTTTTTATGCCTCGATATCGATCAATATTTTGATCACGAACATGATCCCGAAAAGACTTTTGAAGAGGGATTCACCCGCCCCATTCCTATTGGAGATCGTGACACTATAATTACCTCTTTTTTTAATGGTGACCCAGAAAATCCAGAGTTTCATTTTGAGAGCCCCGAATCACTTACCAAAGAAGAGATTGAAGAGGCAAACAAAAGCTTACGCCGTATCTTTGGCACCGATCTGGATCTACGCCCAATGTATGATACACTTGATGATGATCCTGTTATCGGTCCTAAGTTAACAGAACTCTATGGATTAAAACGTATGTCCCGGGCAAACCTTTTTGAAGATACCATTAACCGTATTATTGAGATGCGCCTGTCACACAAGCCCACAGCAAAAAAAATGGTCTACAAGATCAGAGAAAACTATGGTTCCCTTGTTACAACTAACGGCAACAGTTTACCCGCCTGGCCCAGACCACATCAATTGGTAAAAGCCAACCCTATTGCTATTCGCAAATTGGGACCTACAAAAAGGAAGGGAGAATTTATTATAGGTTTTGCCGAAGATATTCTTTCAGGAGAGCAAAATTTAGAACAACTGGAAAACTGTGACCCACAAACATTTTACAATACCATTAAAGAAGTACGAGGGGTTGGTCCTACCTCAGCTCAACAACTTATGCTATTTAGGAACCATACCAATGCTTGTTTTCCCAGTAATAAAACATCGGGGGAAGAGAAAGGGCTTCGAAAATGGATTGTTATGAGCTATGGAGGAGATCCGGATACAATAACAGAAGATAACTTCCAGGATATGATCTCTAAATGGGAAGGCTATGAGGCGGCAGCATTGGAATTTATGTTTGTGAATTGGATACTTAGCGAAAAAGAGAAAAAACAGAGAAAGTAA
- a CDS encoding outer membrane protein assembly factor BamC, giving the protein MKSIIINLLIAVFLMVSCAGSGSVYQLPDNQQKGLTFQTYQESPEQAFDVVKEEVKNYKSKMLIQDGWEITSSNKKAGTIKTDWRQAGSSASVSGGRTMGSDSDERYKLSVRVIEVDSGSKVSIQLIKQVKMSQWRTFDVKKKTAQKHIQPILKNIESKLTVQG; this is encoded by the coding sequence ATGAAATCAATCATTATAAATTTATTGATCGCTGTATTTTTAATGGTTAGCTGCGCAGGCAGTGGGTCTGTTTATCAATTGCCTGATAACCAGCAAAAAGGACTTACTTTCCAAACTTATCAAGAATCACCAGAACAGGCTTTTGATGTAGTCAAAGAGGAGGTGAAAAACTATAAGTCAAAAATGCTTATACAGGACGGTTGGGAAATCACTTCTTCTAATAAGAAGGCAGGTACCATAAAAACTGATTGGAGGCAAGCAGGCAGTTCAGCTTCTGTAAGTGGCGGGCGTACTATGGGATCTGATAGTGACGAACGTTATAAGTTAAGTGTACGGGTTATCGAAGTTGATTCAGGTTCTAAAGTATCAATTCAATTAATAAAGCAGGTTAAGATGTCACAGTGGCGAACCTTTGACGTCAAGAAAAAGACTGCTCAAAAACATATTCAGCCAATTTTAAAGAATATAGAAAGTAAATTAACGGTTCAAGGTTGA
- a CDS encoding family 10 glycosylhydrolase: MDRKTFLKYTSSTLAGVASGFNLSKAFGGQKVRLRNHKLSKNWAWITETEGSVDDWKYRLEKLKKAGFDAILPQKNFDTIIPAAEKVGIEVHAWLVSLQRGSDTEAQQKHPEWFMVNRKGQSSLSDPAYVDYYKWFCPSRKPVHEYLREEVSELLAYTEIKSIHLDYIRYPDVILPISLQPKYDIVQDKEYSQYDYCYCSVCRQRFKEQYGTDPLELKDPAQSREWKLYRYNQVTTLVNKIALDVHEQNRLLTAAVFPTPDIARTLVRQNWPDWDLDAVLPMMYHNFYDKGLSWIAEAVKEARNELPKTTALYSGLFVPAMDEKELAQAFEYAMDAGADGISLFTDTAMKGKHWKNLRRVIQKGS, encoded by the coding sequence ATGGATAGAAAGACATTTTTGAAGTATACAAGTTCTACATTAGCAGGAGTCGCCAGTGGCTTTAACCTATCAAAAGCATTTGGTGGTCAGAAAGTTAGATTGCGAAATCATAAGCTGTCAAAGAATTGGGCATGGATAACAGAAACAGAGGGGTCGGTTGATGATTGGAAATACCGCTTGGAGAAATTAAAAAAGGCTGGTTTCGATGCTATATTACCGCAGAAAAATTTTGATACCATTATTCCGGCTGCCGAGAAGGTTGGGATCGAGGTACATGCCTGGTTGGTGAGTCTACAGCGCGGTAGTGATACGGAGGCTCAACAAAAGCATCCCGAGTGGTTTATGGTAAATCGGAAGGGGCAATCTTCATTATCAGATCCGGCCTATGTAGACTACTATAAATGGTTTTGCCCGTCGCGTAAGCCTGTACATGAATATCTCCGCGAAGAAGTGTCTGAGCTGTTGGCATATACAGAAATTAAAAGTATCCACCTGGATTATATTCGTTATCCGGATGTAATCTTACCTATAAGTTTACAACCCAAGTATGATATTGTACAGGATAAAGAGTACTCCCAGTACGATTACTGCTACTGTTCGGTATGTCGACAGCGATTTAAAGAACAGTATGGGACAGATCCACTGGAGTTGAAAGATCCTGCTCAAAGTCGGGAGTGGAAGCTTTATCGGTATAACCAGGTTACTACTTTGGTGAATAAGATCGCTCTTGATGTGCATGAACAAAATCGATTGCTTACTGCCGCCGTATTTCCTACCCCTGATATTGCACGTACCTTAGTCCGCCAGAACTGGCCCGACTGGGATCTCGATGCTGTTTTACCAATGATGTATCACAACTTTTACGATAAGGGCCTCTCATGGATTGCTGAAGCAGTAAAGGAAGCTCGAAATGAACTTCCTAAAACAACGGCTTTATATAGTGGTTTGTTTGTACCTGCAATGGATGAAAAGGAGTTGGCCCAAGCTTTCGAATATGCCATGGATGCTGGTGCCGATGGTATATCACTATTTACTGATACAGCAATGAAGGGAAAGCATTGGAAAAACCTGCGACGTGTTATCCAAAAGGGATCATAA
- the nagB gene encoding glucosamine-6-phosphate deaminase has product MNYRASETRFSYYENIPTKIFDESIQGSRYVAQLIADEIRRKQEQNDSLVLGLATGSTPTDVYAELIRMHQEEGLSFQNVITFNLDEYYPMQPNSLQSYVRFMDEQLFNHVDIPEEQVHIPDGTIKEEEIEDYCKDYEQKIAEVGGIDIQLLGIGRTGHIGFNEPGSRPDSKTRLITLDKITRKDAASDFFGEEYVPRRAITMGVGTILDSDRIIMMAWGEGKAPIIKETVEGEVRESVPATYLQKHDNAEVVLDTASADELICKKTPWLLRSCDWDDQLIRKAVVWLCQKVDKPVLKLTDEDYNEHGMGDLLTQYGPAYDINLKVFNELQHTITGWPGGKPNAEDKNRPERAEPFPKRAIVFSPHPDDDVISMGGTLIRLVEHDHEVHVAYQTSGNIAVFDDDVVRFVDFVSDYNDTFSIEQDEANNMLKEIKQFLNDKEPGQVDTDEIKEIKGLIRRGEAKAAARYCGVPEDQLHFLDMPFYETGRVKKKPLSQDDVDIIVDLLREVQPHQVYAAGDLSDPHGTHRVCLKAIFSALEECLDDDWYQDCYVWLYRGAWQEWEINEIEMAVPLSPEELAKKRRAIFKHQSQKDRPLFPGPDEREFWQRSEQRNRGTAKLYDKLGFAEYEAIEGFVQYRKNQ; this is encoded by the coding sequence ATGAATTACCGAGCTTCAGAAACGCGATTTAGTTATTACGAAAATATACCCACTAAAATTTTTGATGAATCTATACAAGGTTCTAGATATGTGGCTCAGCTTATTGCTGATGAAATACGTCGAAAGCAAGAGCAAAATGATTCATTGGTATTGGGCTTAGCCACCGGGTCAACCCCAACTGATGTATATGCTGAACTCATTCGTATGCACCAAGAAGAGGGGCTTTCTTTTCAAAATGTAATTACGTTTAATTTGGATGAATACTATCCGATGCAACCGAACTCGTTGCAAAGTTATGTTCGGTTTATGGATGAGCAGCTTTTTAACCATGTAGATATTCCTGAAGAGCAGGTTCATATTCCGGATGGGACAATTAAAGAAGAGGAGATTGAGGATTATTGCAAAGATTATGAGCAGAAAATTGCTGAAGTGGGGGGGATCGATATTCAACTTCTGGGTATTGGTAGAACAGGACATATTGGTTTTAACGAGCCCGGTTCACGCCCAGATTCCAAGACTCGCCTCATTACGCTGGATAAAATTACTAGAAAAGATGCAGCAAGCGACTTTTTCGGTGAAGAGTATGTCCCAAGACGAGCTATTACAATGGGGGTAGGTACTATTCTCGATTCTGATCGTATTATTATGATGGCTTGGGGCGAAGGGAAGGCTCCTATAATTAAAGAAACGGTAGAAGGGGAAGTTCGTGAAAGTGTTCCTGCCACCTATCTACAAAAACATGATAATGCTGAAGTAGTTTTGGATACTGCATCGGCGGATGAACTGATTTGTAAGAAAACACCCTGGTTGCTAAGAAGTTGTGACTGGGACGATCAGCTGATACGGAAAGCTGTGGTATGGCTGTGTCAGAAAGTTGATAAACCGGTTCTCAAATTAACGGATGAAGACTATAATGAGCATGGCATGGGAGATTTGCTTACGCAATACGGCCCCGCCTATGATATCAATCTAAAAGTATTTAATGAGTTACAGCATACTATAACCGGTTGGCCCGGTGGTAAACCCAATGCTGAGGATAAAAATCGACCTGAGCGAGCCGAACCGTTTCCTAAAAGAGCTATCGTCTTTAGTCCCCACCCTGATGATGATGTAATATCGATGGGGGGTACGTTGATTCGTCTTGTAGAACATGACCACGAAGTACATGTTGCCTACCAAACATCTGGTAATATCGCTGTTTTTGATGATGATGTTGTGCGGTTCGTAGATTTTGTTTCTGATTATAACGATACGTTTAGCATAGAGCAGGATGAAGCTAATAATATGCTGAAAGAGATTAAGCAGTTCTTAAATGACAAAGAGCCTGGTCAAGTTGATACCGATGAAATAAAAGAGATCAAAGGTCTTATCCGACGAGGCGAAGCCAAAGCCGCAGCGCGGTATTGTGGAGTACCTGAAGATCAATTGCACTTCCTTGATATGCCGTTTTATGAGACGGGCCGTGTAAAAAAGAAACCGTTGTCGCAAGACGATGTGGATATTATTGTTGATCTTTTACGCGAAGTTCAACCCCATCAGGTATATGCAGCGGGAGACCTGTCAGACCCGCATGGAACACATCGTGTTTGCCTTAAGGCAATATTCTCGGCTCTTGAAGAGTGTTTAGACGACGATTGGTACCAAGATTGTTATGTGTGGCTATATCGCGGTGCATGGCAAGAGTGGGAAATTAACGAAATTGAGATGGCTGTACCGTTAAGCCCAGAAGAGTTAGCTAAAAAACGCCGTGCTATTTTTAAGCACCAGTCACAAAAAGATCGCCCGTTATTTCCCGGCCCTGATGAACGTGAATTTTGGCAGCGATCTGAACAGCGTAATCGAGGAACAGCAAAGCTCTATGATAAGCTTGGCTTTGCTGAATACGAAGCTATTGAAGGATTTGTTCAGTATAGAAAGAATCAATAA
- a CDS encoding SusC/RagA family TonB-linked outer membrane protein: MKDQYDSRIASCFAKSILVRGGMAVICFMFVLLVGAVPAIAQSSTVSGTVLSADDQSPLPGVNIIEVGTQQGTTSDADGEFTLNVSNLNTSLRFSFVGFGKKTIELNGRSQISVTLEPQTEALDDVVVTALGLKRESKSLGYSVSEVESKDLVTATETNTANLLQGTVAGVNVSPTSGGPGSSSRVTIRGSSSLNGNNQPLYVVDGIPIDNTNFGSAGKWGGFDGGDGISSINSENIENISVLKGAGAAALYGARARDGVIVITTKSGEGLERGPVLNVSSTFTWNDAMVGFADYQSKYGQGNQGQKPQNQTEARNTGLSSWGAPLDGSSVVQFDGQKRPYVSHGDRLNQFYETGVSSKNSLSLSGGDKNSTYYFSTTYFDSESIVPNSGLERLSLTLRGSQTVGKLKADVKANYIDETANNRPWLSDSPGNANFSVAILPPNIGLDALQNNYMTEDGTEQTFSSNDYVNNPYWVVNQYDTDDNKDRIIGHVDLSYDLTDWASLQARTGLDWYTLRRTSFTPWGTAYRMGGDMLENEFRVLENTTDLIVKIDRQITSDIAVKATAGGAISYRKNETVGVSGSDFKVPKFRTISNMSSVTPNYDFSEKQVNSVYGSFDFSYNDYLYLTLTARNDWSSTLPKDGNAFFYPSISTSFVFSEAFSSAMPSWLSFGKVRGSWAEVGSDTDAYQLNLTYAVLNFTHQSQSAATVGGDVVPLSTLKPTSTKELEFGFDLRFFDDRLSLDASWYDRQTTNQILSTTISNTSGFGERMINAGQLDNSGIELLLSGIPVNTTDVLWETSLNYAQNKSEVVELAGEQEVLLMEQSRTQTATITATVGEEYGTIRGYKYKRDADGNIIHENGLPVQSDEQAVLGKGTPDWTLGWSNTVSYKSWSLNTLVGVHWGGQIFSGTNSYAYGAGLHKNTLEGRAGCDQAGTPYSPCFVADGVDINGGQNNTAVLPSAYYGNIEQNIAEEFVYDANFVKLRQLQLSYQLPQSLIAKLPIRTATLSATGRNLFYIYNSVPNVDPEATINRNNSQGLELAGVPGARSFGFSIDIGF; this comes from the coding sequence ATGAAAGATCAATACGATAGTCGAATTGCATCTTGCTTTGCGAAAAGCATCTTAGTAAGGGGGGGCATGGCAGTAATTTGTTTCATGTTCGTCTTGCTGGTAGGTGCTGTTCCCGCAATAGCACAAAGCAGTACTGTTTCGGGAACAGTTCTATCTGCTGATGACCAAAGTCCACTTCCGGGAGTAAATATTATAGAAGTGGGTACTCAGCAAGGAACAACATCTGATGCCGATGGAGAGTTTACACTTAATGTATCGAACTTAAATACTTCATTACGTTTTTCCTTTGTAGGTTTTGGAAAGAAGACTATTGAGCTCAATGGTCGGTCTCAAATATCAGTAACGTTAGAACCACAGACTGAAGCGTTAGATGATGTTGTAGTTACAGCACTCGGCCTTAAAAGAGAGTCAAAATCGTTGGGGTATTCTGTTTCAGAAGTAGAGTCAAAAGATTTAGTTACTGCAACTGAAACGAATACGGCTAATCTACTACAGGGAACGGTAGCAGGTGTTAATGTAAGTCCGACTTCGGGCGGTCCAGGTTCTTCATCTCGTGTTACTATTCGTGGATCTTCTTCATTAAATGGTAATAACCAGCCGCTGTATGTTGTTGATGGTATACCCATTGATAATACAAACTTTGGATCTGCCGGAAAGTGGGGTGGCTTCGATGGGGGAGATGGTATCTCATCAATAAACTCTGAGAATATTGAAAATATCAGTGTCTTAAAAGGAGCCGGTGCCGCTGCTTTATATGGTGCACGTGCTCGTGATGGAGTTATAGTAATTACAACAAAGTCTGGTGAAGGGCTTGAACGCGGTCCTGTTTTGAATGTAAGTAGTACTTTTACCTGGAATGACGCTATGGTTGGATTTGCTGACTATCAAAGTAAATATGGGCAAGGAAACCAGGGGCAAAAGCCACAAAATCAAACTGAAGCACGGAATACCGGTTTGAGTAGTTGGGGCGCCCCTTTAGATGGTTCTTCTGTAGTCCAGTTTGACGGGCAGAAGCGTCCGTATGTTAGTCATGGTGATAGGCTTAATCAATTTTATGAGACCGGCGTTTCCAGTAAAAACTCTTTGTCTTTATCGGGCGGCGACAAGAACTCGACTTACTATTTTTCGACTACTTATTTTGATTCAGAAAGTATCGTTCCTAACTCAGGCTTAGAACGGTTATCACTGACGTTACGTGGTTCACAGACGGTTGGAAAGTTGAAAGCAGATGTAAAAGCGAACTATATTGATGAAACTGCCAACAACAGGCCTTGGCTTTCTGATAGTCCGGGTAATGCAAACTTCTCTGTTGCTATCTTACCGCCGAATATTGGTTTAGATGCTCTTCAGAATAATTACATGACTGAAGATGGCACCGAACAGACGTTTAGTAGTAATGACTATGTAAATAATCCGTATTGGGTTGTTAATCAGTACGATACTGATGATAACAAAGATCGTATTATTGGGCACGTAGACTTGAGTTATGATTTGACAGATTGGGCTTCTCTGCAAGCTAGAACAGGGTTAGATTGGTATACACTGCGCCGTACGAGTTTTACCCCATGGGGTACTGCATATAGAATGGGTGGCGATATGTTAGAAAATGAATTCAGAGTGCTGGAAAATACTACTGATTTAATAGTTAAAATTGATAGACAGATAACCTCTGATATCGCTGTCAAAGCTACTGCAGGTGGAGCAATAAGTTATAGGAAAAATGAAACCGTTGGTGTTTCAGGGAGTGACTTCAAAGTTCCGAAATTTAGAACTATCTCCAATATGTCGAGTGTAACACCAAATTATGACTTTTCTGAAAAGCAGGTGAACTCTGTTTATGGTTCATTTGATTTCTCTTATAACGACTATCTATATCTTACTTTAACAGCACGGAATGATTGGTCTTCAACACTCCCTAAAGATGGAAATGCATTCTTTTATCCATCAATTAGTACAAGTTTTGTATTCTCTGAAGCATTTTCCTCTGCAATGCCTTCCTGGCTTAGCTTTGGTAAAGTGCGGGGATCTTGGGCCGAAGTTGGAAGTGATACGGATGCCTACCAGTTAAACCTTACATACGCTGTCCTAAACTTTACCCATCAAAGTCAATCTGCTGCTACAGTTGGTGGTGATGTGGTGCCATTATCAACATTAAAACCTACTTCAACGAAAGAACTGGAGTTTGGGTTTGACCTGCGATTCTTTGATGATCGCCTGAGCCTTGATGCTAGCTGGTATGATCGTCAAACAACAAATCAAATCTTATCAACTACTATTTCTAATACTAGCGGTTTTGGTGAACGAATGATTAATGCCGGTCAGTTAGATAATAGTGGTATTGAATTATTACTTAGTGGTATACCGGTTAATACAACGGATGTTCTTTGGGAAACCAGTCTAAATTATGCTCAAAATAAAAGCGAAGTAGTAGAATTAGCGGGAGAACAAGAAGTCCTGTTGATGGAACAAAGCCGAACCCAAACCGCTACTATTACCGCAACTGTTGGTGAGGAATACGGAACGATAAGAGGATATAAATATAAGCGAGATGCGGACGGTAATATTATTCATGAAAACGGATTGCCGGTTCAATCTGATGAGCAAGCTGTCTTGGGTAAAGGTACACCTGACTGGACATTGGGCTGGAGCAATACTGTTTCTTATAAATCCTGGAGCTTGAATACCTTAGTAGGTGTTCATTGGGGCGGGCAAATATTCTCTGGAACAAACTCATATGCTTACGGTGCCGGACTTCATAAGAACACCCTGGAAGGGCGTGCTGGATGTGATCAAGCAGGGACCCCTTATAGCCCTTGTTTCGTTGCCGATGGAGTAGATATTAATGGAGGTCAAAACAATACGGCTGTTTTACCTTCGGCTTACTATGGCAATATCGAGCAAAATATAGCTGAGGAATTTGTGTATGATGCAAACTTTGTGAAGCTACGGCAGTTACAATTAAGCTACCAGCTGCCTCAATCATTGATTGCCAAACTCCCAATTCGAACTGCAACACTTTCTGCAACAGGACGAAATCTGTTTTACATCTACAATTCAGTACCGAATGTAGATCCAGAAGCAACTATTAACAGAAATAATTCCCAAGGTTTGGAGCTGGCGGGAGTACCTGGTGCAAGGTCATTCGGATTTAGCATCGATATTGGCTTTTAA
- a CDS encoding SusD/RagB family nutrient-binding outer membrane lipoprotein, which translates to MSTSYLSKITPIVFALLLVGVLVTSCDSFSDFGDMNEDPTTVNQVAPEMQLTTIQLATAGTRYEVWRANLLYSENIVQHLVNVWFGGGNNYTESVGWLTSFWNTAFSGTGISSRAQVKNVEDLVYQLKKKKEAGETVDNQLAIARIMRVFIYHRITDLYGDMPYSEAGKGFIDREFTPVYDRQKDIYDDFFSELDAAVKQLDGSKSSFGSNDLLYNGDVTKWQKFANSLRLRLALRLVKVDISKAQNQAEAAISAPGGVMTSNEDIAMVKHQDGPNNGPAGMNSNPVSEVLSHSSDHEYVAQTLIDWLDNRNDPRIDIYAQDNKPPLGFPSGYTSTSVQSHSSYTGDMADYSRVNPMLADRDDPTFFQTYAEVEFMLAEVAVRGWSVSGTAETHYNDGVRAAMNYLSLYDADGGADIASAEINNYLANNPFNTGGTEAQQLEQINTQYWAAVFLNGYEAWSNFRRSGYPDLEPAMVDSNNPPAGNQTNGQIPRRMIYPQGTESVLNAKNYKEVISRQGPNDMVTRVWWDKQ; encoded by the coding sequence ATGAGTACATCATACTTATCTAAAATAACACCTATAGTATTTGCTTTGTTACTGGTTGGAGTGCTTGTTACTTCTTGTGACTCTTTCAGTGATTTTGGAGACATGAATGAAGATCCAACAACTGTAAATCAGGTTGCCCCTGAGATGCAGCTTACTACCATTCAATTAGCTACAGCAGGGACACGCTATGAGGTCTGGCGTGCAAACCTTCTGTATAGTGAAAATATTGTGCAACACCTTGTGAATGTATGGTTTGGGGGTGGCAATAACTATACTGAGAGTGTTGGCTGGTTAACGTCTTTCTGGAATACAGCATTTTCTGGAACCGGTATTTCCAGCAGGGCACAGGTCAAAAATGTTGAGGATCTGGTTTATCAGCTCAAGAAAAAGAAAGAGGCCGGAGAAACCGTCGATAATCAACTCGCCATAGCACGAATAATGAGGGTGTTTATATACCATCGTATTACCGATCTATATGGTGATATGCCTTATTCAGAAGCGGGCAAAGGGTTTATTGATCGCGAGTTTACCCCGGTTTACGATCGCCAAAAAGATATCTATGACGATTTCTTTTCTGAACTGGATGCAGCAGTAAAGCAGTTGGATGGATCAAAATCTTCGTTTGGTAGTAATGATCTGCTTTATAACGGGGATGTCACAAAGTGGCAGAAGTTTGCTAACTCACTGAGACTGCGACTGGCACTTCGGTTGGTTAAGGTAGATATCAGTAAAGCCCAGAACCAAGCAGAGGCTGCGATTTCGGCTCCTGGTGGTGTCATGACCAGTAATGAGGATATTGCTATGGTTAAACACCAAGATGGGCCAAATAATGGTCCGGCAGGTATGAATAGTAATCCTGTTAGCGAAGTATTAAGCCACAGTAGCGATCATGAATATGTTGCACAAACGCTTATTGATTGGTTAGATAACCGCAATGATCCACGTATTGATATTTATGCTCAGGATAATAAGCCCCCTTTAGGATTCCCAAGTGGATATACTTCTACTTCCGTTCAGAGTCATTCAAGCTATACCGGAGATATGGCTGACTACTCGCGGGTGAATCCTATGCTGGCAGATCGTGATGATCCGACTTTCTTCCAAACTTATGCCGAAGTAGAATTTATGTTGGCAGAAGTAGCTGTTCGTGGTTGGTCTGTTTCGGGTACTGCCGAAACACACTATAATGATGGGGTTCGAGCTGCCATGAACTACCTATCACTTTATGATGCTGATGGAGGGGCAGATATTGCTTCGGCAGAAATTAACAATTACCTGGCCAATAATCCCTTTAATACAGGTGGTACTGAAGCACAACAGTTAGAACAAATAAATACCCAATACTGGGCAGCCGTATTCCTCAATGGTTATGAAGCCTGGAGTAACTTCCGTCGCAGTGGATACCCTGACTTGGAGCCAGCAATGGTAGACAGTAATAATCCACCGGCCGGTAACCAAACAAATGGACAAATACCACGCCGAATGATCTATCCACAAGGAACAGAGTCGGTTCTCAATGCAAAGAATTATAAAGAAGTAATAAGCCGACAAGGACCAAATGATATGGTAACCCGTGTTTGGTGGGATAAGCAATAA
- a CDS encoding LacI family DNA-binding transcriptional regulator — protein MKKLSIDQVAELAYVSRSVVSRVLNNHKNVSDEARERVMKVVEEHNYQPSSVARGLATNRNYEIGIVAPRRCDETLGNGFWSLLHLGIFEECIDNGYFVTLSPISTDKGADINENILDEKRLDGYILLTQEVTDFVINKLKEQDVPMVVVGHDEQNHEITSIDVNNFSGVKKSTTHLIELGHKRIGAIMASPNMKESVDRINGYKAALNEANLPITDKYIAVDDYSQRHGYSTMKKWIKEGLDITGVVCMSDTLAMGALLALHEESIPVPEEFSVVGFDDLPIAQYTIPPLTTVQQPIYQKGQRAANLLVNQIENKEANIVHENLEAELIVRQSSDIAPQK, from the coding sequence ATGAAAAAGCTGAGTATTGACCAAGTTGCAGAATTAGCATATGTCTCTCGTTCGGTAGTTTCCCGTGTTCTAAATAATCACAAAAATGTAAGTGATGAAGCTCGAGAACGTGTTATGAAAGTGGTAGAAGAGCATAACTACCAGCCAAGCTCTGTTGCAAGGGGACTTGCAACCAATAGAAATTATGAAATTGGTATTGTAGCCCCTCGCCGATGTGATGAAACTCTAGGAAATGGCTTTTGGTCTCTTTTACACCTTGGCATTTTTGAGGAATGTATTGATAATGGATATTTCGTGACCTTATCACCCATCTCTACCGATAAAGGGGCTGACATTAATGAAAATATCTTGGACGAGAAGCGTCTGGATGGCTACATCCTATTGACCCAAGAGGTGACAGACTTTGTCATCAATAAACTCAAAGAACAAGATGTACCAATGGTAGTTGTGGGCCATGATGAACAAAACCATGAAATAACCTCTATTGATGTAAATAACTTTTCCGGTGTAAAAAAATCCACAACCCACTTAATTGAATTGGGGCATAAGCGTATTGGAGCTATCATGGCCAGTCCCAATATGAAAGAATCGGTTGATAGAATTAACGGTTATAAAGCAGCCCTGAATGAAGCCAATTTACCTATTACTGATAAATACATTGCTGTTGATGACTATTCGCAACGCCACGGCTATTCGACTATGAAAAAATGGATTAAAGAAGGGCTGGATATTACAGGGGTTGTCTGCATGAGCGATACCTTGGCAATGGGGGCCCTGCTTGCTCTACATGAAGAAAGCATTCCAGTTCCAGAGGAATTTTCGGTTGTCGGTTTTGATGACCTACCCATTGCTCAATATACCATCCCCCCTCTTACCACAGTGCAACAACCAATCTATCAAAAAGGGCAACGAGCTGCTAACCTTCTTGTCAATCAAATTGAAAATAAGGAGGCGAATATTGTGCATGAAAATTTAGAGGCCGAACTAATAGTTCGCCAAAGCTCCGATATTGCCCCACAAAAATAA